Within the Candidatus Dependentiae bacterium genome, the region TATCACACGATTTGTACGCGTTATTGAATATGTAAACAACGTAGATTAAAATTTTTTGTTATCCTTAGAATATATGAGGCAGAATATAGCAACCCACACATTCATCTATCAATAATTCGAATGTACTTTTAACTGCCTTTTTGGCAACCTTTGCAAATACGGCACAGTAGCCATCTTTTCCAATCCACCAACGCGAAGTCGACTCAAGACAATTATTAATACCAAGCAGTGCTGTTAGCACTAAAAATTTGTTGGTTATATAATGTGCTGGTACTTTACGCACAAACATTTTATACAAAGTATATAATACTCTTTGTCTTAATGTACCTTCTGCAAACACAACGCTATAGACACCATTAACACTGTAATACGAAACAGTTTTACTACTCACTTTCACTGTACCAATACCCCATTTATTATCTTTACCAAGCAATGTTTCACCTGCACTAGAAGCTGTTTTTTTTACTTTTGTACCAACTGTTGGTACCACACCGCGACAACTATGCGCAGCAATATGTAATAATTTATTTTTATACGTATTTTCTACATCAAGTAGCTCATTTCTTGGTTTAATATCAATAATAAAATTCAGCGGACTGAAATCCATAATATTTTTTTTAATCCACCACATTGAAGGTAGCCCATACGCCATACTACCATTAAAAAAAACGAGCAATAAAAATAAAAACTTTTTTTTCTTAAAAAAGATCATACCTACTCCAATGATATAACAAATTGTATATAAAGATGTTAAAAAAAGCCGAACACCCATTCGGTCAAAAAAATTATATCGGCAGAGTATATCCATAGTTATACATAAATACAATAATCACGAAAATAGTGAAACAAGATCAGAAAGTTTTGCAAGTAAAAAGTCAACTTCTTGTGGCGTATTATAGAGATAAAAACTAACACGTACTGATGCAGTAATACCTAATTTTTTATGTAATGGCTGCGTGCAATGATGACCCGCACGTACACAAATGCCATACTGATTCAAATAAGCAGCAACATCATGCGCATGCACACCATCAACTACAAAGCTCACTATATGGCCACTTTTTTTTAGTTCTTCCATGGGCCCCAAAATAGTTATGCCTCTTATTTTTTGCAGCCCATCAATTAATTGTGCACATAAAGTAGCCTCATGTTTTTGTAGCTCATCAAAATCAACATTATTATTAAGATAATTAATTGCAGCACCCAAGCCAATCACTTGAGCTATTGGTGGAGAACCTGCTTCAAATTTATACGGTGCTTTTGTAAAGATAGCAGTATGCCAGTCAACAGAGAAAACCATGCCACCACCAAACTGATAAGGCAGCACTTCATCTTGAAGTTCTTTTTTTATATATAGAATTCCTAGCCCTGTTGGCCCCAGCATTTTTTGTGAAGAAAACGCCAAAAAATCGCAATTTAATGTTGTTACATCAATTTTTTTGTGTGGAACTGTTTGTGGCGCATCAAGAAATACTTTAGCCCCAACCGCATGTGCAGCTTGAATAATGGCATCAACATTATTTGTTATTCCTAATGCATTAGAAGTATATACAACAGAAACAAGTTTTGTTTTGTTAGTAATTAGGTGTAACAAATACTCTAAATCAAGTACTCCATTTTGCTTGACTGGGATAAACTTCAACACTGCACCCTTTTTTTGTGCTATTTGTTGCCAAGGAACCAAATTTGAATGATGCTCCATTTCGGTCAATAAAATTTCATCACCCTTTTGTATGTGCTCAAACCCCCACCCAGTTGCTATAAAATTTATACTGGCTGTTGTGCCACTCGTAAAAACAATTTCTTCTGATCGCACACCAATAAAATGAGCTACCTTACTACGTGCATACTCATACTCCTGAGTTGCTTTTTCGGCAAGAAAATACAAACCACGGCCAACATTTGCATTATCATTGGTATAAAAGCGTACTAATGCATCAACCACATGCTGCGGCTTTTGTGATGCTGAAGCACTATCCAAATATACTAACGGATAATCGTTAATTTTTTTTTGTAAAATAGGAAAATCTGCTCTCAAGTTTTTCATTAATTTTTTTTACCAAAATACTATGCTTTGCATTATCGCTCATATTATTGAGTATATCAGCAAAAAACCCTTGTAACAAAAGCTTTTTTGCCACATCATCACCTAATCCTCTACTTTGCAGATAAAATAACTGATCTTGAGATACTTGACCACTAGCACTACCATGCGCACACTGCACATCATTGGTCAATACTTCAAGACTTGGATTTGCCCATATATAAGCCTCTGAACTCAATAGCATGTTTTTATTGTGCTGTTGTGCTACTGATTTATGAGCATCTTTTTCAATAATAATTGATCCATTATAGGTTAAGCGTGCCGCATCACACATAATACTTTTGACAAGCACCTGACTTTCAGTTCGGGATGAACTATGCTTTTGTTGAGTATTAATAACTACTGTTTGCTCTTCAGAAAGCAAACAAATACAAAAAATAGTAGCCTGCGCTTTAGGCCCCAGCAATTGAATAAAAATAGTAATATCAGCAGAATCAGTTACTAAAAAAAAATACGTAAGATGAGCATTTTCATGCACTGAAAAGTGCTTGATACTATGCTTTGCGTTTTCTAACTCAGAAAGTACAATAATTGAATTTTTTTCAATTATATGCTGCATTATCCTATAGATCCTTCCATCTCCATAGCAATAAGTCGATTAATCTCAACCGCATATTCCATAGGTAACTGCTGAGTAAACGCGTCAATAAAACCATTTACAATCATTGTACGTGCTGTTTGCTCTGAAAATCCACGAGACATCACATAAAACAATTGTTCTTCAGATAATGTAGAAACTGACGCCTCATGGCCCACATCAGAAGTATTATTATTATTAACTGAAACAATAGGATATGTATCAGAACGAGAAATATCGTCCAGTAATAACGCATCACACTGCACACGCGAATATGCATGTTGCGCTTTTTCTGTAACCTTTAATAAACCGCGATAACTAGAACGACCACCATTTTTACTAACTGATTTTGAAACAATAGAAGAGATAGTCTGTGGTGCTAGATGAATAACCTTACCACCCGCATCTTGATGTTGCCCCTTGCCAGCAACAGCAATAGAAATAATCTGTGCCTGCGCTTTTTTACCAGCTAAAATAACACACGGATATTTCATAGTAACTTTACTACCAAAATTACCATCAATCCATTCAACTGTAGCATTTTCATGTGCAACTGCGCGTTTGGTTACCAAATTATATACATTATTTGACCAATTTTGAATTGTAGTATAGCGAATATGCGAACCGGGCAATGCAATTAATTCCACTACCGCACTGTGCAATGAGTTTTTTTTATAAATTGGCGCACTACACCCTTCAACATAATGTACAAAACTACCAGCTTCAGCAATAATAAGCGTCCGCTCAAATTGTCCCATACTCTGGGCATTAATTCTGAAATAGGCTTGTAGCGGCATATCAATCTTTATATTCTTAGGAATATATACAAAGCTACCGCCAGACCATACAGCAGAATTAAGAGCAGCAAATTTGTTATCATGTGGCGGTACAACAGTTGCAAAGTATTTTTTGAATAGTTCAGGATATTGTTTAAGTGCTGTTTCAGTATCACAAAAAATGACACCACAGTCTGCCCATTTTTTTTTTAGCTGTTTGTAGACAACCTCTGATTCATATTGCGCACCAACACCAGCCAAATATTTTTGCTCCGCTTTTCTGATTCCCAGTTTATCAAACGTATTTTTTATCTTATCTGGTACATCATCCCACGATGTTTTTTTTTCAACTAATGGCTTAACGTAAAAATATAAATCGCTTGGATCTAACCCCGACAGATCACTACCCCATTGCGGCATTTGTTTTTGCTCAAAAATTTCTAGCGCTTTTAAACGAAAATCTGTCATCCAACTCGGTTCATTTTTTTGTGTAGAAATATCTTTTACAATTTTTTTGTTGAGGCCTTTTTGTAAACTCATACCGCATAGCCATGTTCATCAATTTTTAGTGCAAGTGTTGCATCACCAGAACTACAAATATGACCATCTTTCAAAACATATACAACATCAGGAATAATATACTGTAAAATACGCTGATAATGAGTGATCAAAACAATACTCATACTTGGATTTTCTTTTCGTGCATATTGTATACCGCTAGCAACCATATGTAATGCATCAACATCAAGACCAGAATCAATTTCATCTAAAATCGCTAGTTTTGGTTGTAATATTAGAAGTTGTAGCAATTCAAAACGTTTTTTTTCTCCACCAGAAAACCCATCATTAAGTGCACGTTGCGAAAAAGAAAAATCAGTATTTAGAATTGACATTTTCTTTTT harbors:
- a CDS encoding SufS family cysteine desulfurase; this translates as MKNLRADFPILQKKINDYPLVYLDSASASQKPQHVVDALVRFYTNDNANVGRGLYFLAEKATQEYEYARSKVAHFIGVRSEEIVFTSGTTASINFIATGWGFEHIQKGDEILLTEMEHHSNLVPWQQIAQKKGAVLKFIPVKQNGVLDLEYLLHLITNKTKLVSVVYTSNALGITNNVDAIIQAAHAVGAKVFLDAPQTVPHKKIDVTTLNCDFLAFSSQKMLGPTGLGILYIKKELQDEVLPYQFGGGMVFSVDWHTAIFTKAPYKFEAGSPPIAQVIGLGAAINYLNNNVDFDELQKHEATLCAQLIDGLQKIRGITILGPMEELKKSGHIVSFVVDGVHAHDVAAYLNQYGICVRAGHHCTQPLHKKLGITASVRVSFYLYNTPQEVDFLLAKLSDLVSLFS
- a CDS encoding SufD family Fe-S cluster assembly protein, with protein sequence MQHIIEKNSIIVLSELENAKHSIKHFSVHENAHLTYFFLVTDSADITIFIQLLGPKAQATIFCICLLSEEQTVVINTQQKHSSSRTESQVLVKSIMCDAARLTYNGSIIIEKDAHKSVAQQHNKNMLLSSEAYIWANPSLEVLTNDVQCAHGSASGQVSQDQLFYLQSRGLGDDVAKKLLLQGFFADILNNMSDNAKHSILVKKINEKLESRFSYFTKKN
- the sufB gene encoding Fe-S cluster assembly protein SufB, which translates into the protein MSLQKGLNKKIVKDISTQKNEPSWMTDFRLKALEIFEQKQMPQWGSDLSGLDPSDLYFYVKPLVEKKTSWDDVPDKIKNTFDKLGIRKAEQKYLAGVGAQYESEVVYKQLKKKWADCGVIFCDTETALKQYPELFKKYFATVVPPHDNKFAALNSAVWSGGSFVYIPKNIKIDMPLQAYFRINAQSMGQFERTLIIAEAGSFVHYVEGCSAPIYKKNSLHSAVVELIALPGSHIRYTTIQNWSNNVYNLVTKRAVAHENATVEWIDGNFGSKVTMKYPCVILAGKKAQAQIISIAVAGKGQHQDAGGKVIHLAPQTISSIVSKSVSKNGGRSSYRGLLKVTEKAQHAYSRVQCDALLLDDISRSDTYPIVSVNNNNTSDVGHEASVSTLSEEQLFYVMSRGFSEQTARTMIVNGFIDAFTQQLPMEYAVEINRLIAMEMEGSIG
- the sufC gene encoding Fe-S cluster assembly ATPase SufC, giving the protein MFKIKNVSVFIDKKKIITNINLTVPSGQICALMGPNGSGKSTLAHAIMGHPAYKVMGDIIFDGKSVTELSADKRARLGIFLSFQQPIALPGVTVFTFLYEAYHAINENKHAAKDFTALLKKKMSILNTDFSFSQRALNDGFSGGEKKRFELLQLLILQPKLAILDEIDSGLDVDALHMVASGIQYARKENPSMSIVLITHYQRILQYIIPDVVYVLKDGHICSSGDATLALKIDEHGYAV